The Ignicoccus hospitalis KIN4/I genome includes the window GAGTTCAGTATCGCGAGCCACTTGTCGAGGACCTTGTCGTCCACTTGTCCTAGGACCTTGTCGTTGAGCGCCAACCCCACCCCCGGGAGCATCTGGAGCAGCTTCTTGAGAGACCCCATCTTCTTAACTGACACTATTTGGTAGTAGAGGTCCTTCAAGGTTATGTCTCCCTTCTCCAGCACCTTCTGGCTTATCTCCTCCAGCTTGTCGGCCTCTTCCAAGCCCTTGAGCCTCTCCAGCAGCCCCTCCAGGTCGCCCAGCCCCAGTATTCTTGCGACGAACTTCTTGGGCTTGAACGGTTCCAACTCCTCCAGCTTCTCTCCGGTGCCCACGAACTTTATGGTGGCCCCCGTGACCGCGACCGCGGAGAGCGCGCCCCCGCCCTTCGCCGTTCCGTCCAGCTTCGTTACCACTATGGACCCTATAGGCGTGGTCTTGTGGAAGGCCTCCGCCAACGCCTTCGCTTGCTGACCTATGCTGGCGTCTATAACCAACATGACCTCGTCAGGCTTTATTGCCTCGCTCATCTCCTTCATCTCCTTGAGGAGTTCCGCCTCGTTCTTGTGCCTCCCCGCGGTGTCAACTATTATTATTTCAGCGCCTTGGGACTTGGCCCACTCCACCCCCCTCTTCGCTATGCCAACCGCGTCGTCCCCGGGCTCGGTGTAAAACAAAACCTTCGCCCTCTCGGCGAGCTGGCGGAGCTGGTCCTTCGCCCCCGGCCTGTAGGTGTCTGCGGCCACCAAGGCGACGCGGTAACCCCTGACCTTGTAGAACCTAGCTAGCTTGCCGGCGGTAGTGGTCTTCCCGCTTCCTTGGACGCCGACCATCATTATGACCCACGGCACCTTAGGGGGCTTCAGCTCGGGCTCCTTGTCGCCCCCGAACAAGTTGGCCAGCTCTTCGTAGACTATCTTTACGAACCAGTCCCTCCTGGAGGCGCCCGGGGGAGGCCTCTCCTTGAGGGCCCTCTCCCTTATCCTCTTGGTAAGTTGTAGCACCAGCTTAACGTTGACGTCAGACTTTATTAGGGTCTTCTGGAGCTCCTTTATAAATAGGTTGACGGAGGTCTCGTAGTCAGCTGACGACCGGAGGAACTTCTTCACCGCCTCCCTAACTCCGTCGAGCAAAATTGCTAGCCCCAGAACTTATTGGGCAAGGGGTATTTCAAGTAGGGTCACACCGTTCGAAAGCTTTATATTCGAAAAGGAGCCATGCTCAGAGGGGAAGAAGGGTATGACGACGACCATAACGCCCGAGGAGCTGTTGCTCATCTGCTCCACCTTGGACTTGCCAGAGTGCGAAATGTTGTACGAGACCTTAAGGGACCCGGTGGCGTTAAGCTTGCTCGGGGAGGAGGGCCTGAGGGAGCTTTTTGAAAAGGTAAGCGAAAAGCTCAGCCGCCAAAGAGCCTCCTAGCCCTCTTGACGTCCTTGGCACCTATGGTGAGCATCTGGGAGATGTCCACCACCACCTCCCCGGCCGCTATTACTGCCTCGACCTTCGGGTTGGTGGCTATTATCACTTCTTCGGGCTCTCCCTTGCCCGCGGTCCAGCCCGGCGGCTCGGAGACGTCCCACACTACCATGTCCGCGTAGTAGCCGGGCTTGAGTTTGCCCACCTTCTCCAAGCCTAAGACCTCGGCCGCGTTGACGGTAACCGCCTTGAACGCCTCCAGCGCCCCGGTGCCGGTGTAGTACAAGGTCCTTATCACGTTCATCAAGTTGGTAGTCTTGGAGCCCAGGAAGCCGTACGTCCTAACCCCTCCCCTCTCCAAGAGGACAACGCCCCTCTCCTTCGCTATCCCTTCGGCCTCCTTCAGCACTATGCCCTCCTTCGGGGAGACCAGCGGGAGCCCCAGCTCCCTCGCCAGCTTAACCGCTTCCTCGTCGCCGTTGAGCGCCGCCACCCCGGCGTAGATCCTCTCCTCGTAGCCCTTCCACTTGTTCAACAACAGCCTCAGCTGGTCCTTCCAGCCGGGGGCAGAGGAGTCCACGAAGATGACCGCCCTTATCCCGGCTTGTACCACCGCCCTGACCACGGGCTCTACCTTACTCTCTATTGTACCGACCGTAGTGAACCCGCTCAACAAGAGGTCTTGCAGCGCCATCAAGGCCGCGTAGTAGAGCTCCTCGTCCGTCTCCGCCTCCTTACCTCCAAAGCGGGAGGGGTGCTTCGTGAGGGAGGTGAGCGGACATATCAAGCCCGGGGTGAGGATCCTCCCCTTCCCGTTGATGTTGTAGGTGGCGAAGGCGTACTCGTCGGGGGGCTCCCCCTTGCCCACCGCCACTATCTTGCCCTTGTTCGCGTAAACGTAGCCCACGTAGCTCTTTCCGGGCTCCTCGACCACTACGCCGTCCCTAAAGAGGACGCTGTAGCCCTCTTGCACGCTCCCCTCTCACGAGGGGCGCGGGGGCGGTTAAGGCTTTGGGGCGGCCGACAAGTCCTCCTCGGCCCTCCTGACGAGCTCCTCCAAGAGCTCTTCCAAGCCCTCGCCGGTTTTCAAGGAAAGCTTGAAGGTCCTCAGCCCCCTGCGGGAAGCCTCCTCTTCCGCCAGCTCGACCTTCCTCTCGTTCGCCACGTCGATCTTGTTCAGCGCCACTACAACTTTCTCCTTACCGACCACGTTTATCACGTTGTCCAGCACCTCCGTCTGCTCCTCCACCCCGTACCCCTCCTCGCTTACGTCGTACAAGAATAGCAAAACGTTGGGTAAGTGCCTTATAGCTATTACGGCCTTCCTCTCTATCTCATTCAAGGAGTCCCAAGGTCTATCCAATATTCCCGGGGTGTCCACCACTTGGAACCTCCTCCCTCCTCTCTCGAAGTGACCCAAGTGGACCTGCTTGGTCGTGAAGGGGTAGGAAGCGACTTCCACCTCGGCGGTAGAAACGGCCTTCACGAAGCTCGACTTCCCGGAGGAGGGCATCCCCGCCACCACAATCCTCGGCTCCTCGAAGTCCACCGAGGGCAAGGAGGCCACCGCGTACTTGAACTCCCTTATGGTGCTAAGGGCCCCCCTCGACCTCCTTACCATGCTTAAGGCCCTCCCCACGGCCTCCCTCCTGAACCTCGCCGCCTCCTCCAAGCTCACCGCCGCCCTCACCAGCGCCCGGTAGTCCTCCCACATCTCCTTGAGCTTCTCCCTAAGCCTCTTCAGACCCGAGGCCGCCGCCCAGTACTTCTGGTAGGGCACCGTCAAGGAGGCCAGCTCCAAGTAGAAGGGGTGCATGCTTTCCGGCTTGGGGAGCTTGTCTAAGAAGGAGAGCTTGTCTATTATTATTTGGTAAGTCAAGTTCACTCTGTTTATTTCGAGCTCTATTATGTGCTTGGGCCTCTTGCTCTTCGGCTTGAGCTCGGGATACCTCTTGAGTACCTTCTTCACTATCTCGTCCGCCGTCGGCACGTGGAGGTGTCTGAAGTAGTTGGGAGGGTCCTTAAGCACTTCTACCCCCTCCGCCCTCGCCGAGGGAGGTTAAGATATGTGGGAGAAGCTCTTCGTCCCGCCCCTGGCGGCCTCGTTGCTCTCCTACCTCTTGCAGTCCAAGGTGGAGGGGAGGGGGAGGAAGCTCTTGACCTTCTGGGCCTCTTGGGCGGCCGTGGGCTCGGCGGTACACGCGCTCTTAGGCCTGCCCTTGGCCTTGGAGCCGGCCTACCCGCTCTTGGCGCTCTCCACCGGGGCCTTCATGTACAAGGGGGTGAGAGCAGTTGAAGATAAGGGACCTCGTTGAGGAGGTAAAGACCAATTTGGACGCGTTCGAGGAGATGCTTAAGGAGCTCCAGCAGAGGAGGGAAGAGTTAAAGAAAGAGGTAAGGGAGCTGATGAAGAGGGCTAAGAGGCTAAGGCTCTTGGAGAGGCACTGCTTTAAGGTGGGGAGGAGCTGCTCGGTGGAGGCTTGCTACACCGGCGTGAGGATAAGCAGGGGGGTGCTCAGCGTTGATGAGGACTTGGTCCTTTACCTAATAGACGGTTGCAAGGTAGACATAGTGGAGCCGGAGGCGGAGGACTTGTACGAGGCGCTCTTGAGATTGAAGGAGGTCTCTTCGGAGGCAGTTAAGCAGTTATCGGAGCTCTTGGACTCCCTCTAGGGCGCGGTATTGGTCGGGGAGCTCTGGGCGGAGGCGAAGGAAAGGGCCTACAAGAGGATGAAGAAGGATTTGGAAATCGGTTACTTGGACAAGGACATAGTTGACATATTGGAGGACTTCTTCTCCTTGCCCTACGCGTTCACGAAGTCGAGCTGTTCCGGGAGGGTGACCGCGGTGGACGCGGACTTCCCGTGGTCCAGGGACGGGACCATAGTGTTCAAGGTTCACAGGCCCATCTCCTCTGAAGAGCTCATAAAGATATTGGACAAGCCCACCAGCAAGAGGCTCTGGCTCAACGTGCAGGGGCCCATATTTCACGTAGTCGCTAAGGACTTGGAATCCGCGTTCAAAGTATTGGAGATGGCTAGGAAGGCGGGCTTCAAGCACAGCGGCATCTTGACGGCCAACGAAGAGGGCTGGCTGGTGGAGCTCACCACAGGGGTGAGGGCCAACTTGTTGTTGAAAGTGGGGGACGAGGTGTTGGTTAAGCCTTCGGACTCCTTGTTAAAAGCGGTGAACGAGGTGTTGCTACAAGGGAAGAGGAGGCTTGAGGCCCTCAGACAAGCGCTCCGCGAGGCTAAGGGAGGCCTTGAGCTTGCTGGCCCAAGCGAGGGAGCACTTCGACTCGAGGGGGTCGCTGGACAGCGAGGGGAGGACCTTGGTGGCCAAGGCGATAAAACTTCTGAAGTCTGAAGGTTTCAAGGTCAGTTGGAAGAAGGTGAGAAGGTGGGACGAGGAGAGCTTGGAGAGGCTCTACGCCGCGGCGGAGGGCTTGCTAGAGGAGCACTCGACCCGATAGCGCTCGCCTCGCTGCTGTTGGTAGCGTTGATACTGTTCTTCGGGTCCAGGGCGTTAGTAGAGGGGGAACGCCCGAGGGCCTTCGGCCCCAACGCCACTTACGTTAGGGC containing:
- a CDS encoding signal recognition particle protein Srp54 gives rise to the protein MLDGVREAVKKFLRSSADYETSVNLFIKELQKTLIKSDVNVKLVLQLTKRIRERALKERPPPGASRRDWFVKIVYEELANLFGGDKEPELKPPKVPWVIMMVGVQGSGKTTTAGKLARFYKVRGYRVALVAADTYRPGAKDQLRQLAERAKVLFYTEPGDDAVGIAKRGVEWAKSQGAEIIIVDTAGRHKNEAELLKEMKEMSEAIKPDEVMLVIDASIGQQAKALAEAFHKTTPIGSIVVTKLDGTAKGGGALSAVAVTGATIKFVGTGEKLEELEPFKPKKFVARILGLGDLEGLLERLKGLEEADKLEEISQKVLEKGDITLKDLYYQIVSVKKMGSLKKLLQMLPGVGLALNDKVLGQVDDKVLDKWLAILNSMTLEELEKPNIIDRSRMRRIAIGSGTSVKDVEELLKHYQMTRKMIRQLKRKRGMLNKLMEKFELQ
- a CDS encoding amidohydrolase family protein — its product is MQEGYSVLFRDGVVVEEPGKSYVGYVYANKGKIVAVGKGEPPDEYAFATYNINGKGRILTPGLICPLTSLTKHPSRFGGKEAETDEELYYAALMALQDLLLSGFTTVGTIESKVEPVVRAVVQAGIRAVIFVDSSAPGWKDQLRLLLNKWKGYEERIYAGVAALNGDEEAVKLARELGLPLVSPKEGIVLKEAEGIAKERGVVLLERGGVRTYGFLGSKTTNLMNVIRTLYYTGTGALEAFKAVTVNAAEVLGLEKVGKLKPGYYADMVVWDVSEPPGWTAGKGEPEEVIIATNPKVEAVIAAGEVVVDISQMLTIGAKDVKRARRLFGG
- a CDS encoding NOG1 family protein, coding for MLKDPPNYFRHLHVPTADEIVKKVLKRYPELKPKSKRPKHIIELEINRVNLTYQIIIDKLSFLDKLPKPESMHPFYLELASLTVPYQKYWAAASGLKRLREKLKEMWEDYRALVRAAVSLEEAARFRREAVGRALSMVRRSRGALSTIREFKYAVASLPSVDFEEPRIVVAGMPSSGKSSFVKAVSTAEVEVASYPFTTKQVHLGHFERGGRRFQVVDTPGILDRPWDSLNEIERKAVIAIRHLPNVLLFLYDVSEEGYGVEEQTEVLDNVINVVGKEKVVVALNKIDVANERKVELAEEEASRRGLRTFKLSLKTGEGLEELLEELVRRAEEDLSAAPKP
- a CDS encoding tRNA(Phe) 7-((3-amino-3-carboxypropyl)-4-demethylwyosine(37)-N(4))-methyltransferase yields the protein MVGELWAEAKERAYKRMKKDLEIGYLDKDIVDILEDFFSLPYAFTKSSCSGRVTAVDADFPWSRDGTIVFKVHRPISSEELIKILDKPTSKRLWLNVQGPIFHVVAKDLESAFKVLEMARKAGFKHSGILTANEEGWLVELTTGVRANLLLKVGDEVLVKPSDSLLKAVNEVLLQGKRRLEALRQALREAKGGLELAGPSEGALRLEGVAGQRGEDLGGQGDKTSEV